In the genome of Streptomyces collinus, one region contains:
- a CDS encoding FAD-binding oxidoreductase: MIMSRIEAPSSEDTAATGDLVDLLLSGLPAEAVLTDPDVTASYANDMASFCPAGAPAVVVLPRTTEQVQHVMRTATALRVPVVPQGARTGLSGAANASDGCIVLSLTKMDRILEINPVDRIAVCEPGVVNAALSRAVGEHGLYYPPDPSSWEMCTIGGNIGTASGGLCCVKYGVTAEYVLGLDVVLADGRLMSTGRRTAKGVAGYDLTRLFVGSEGSLGIVVRAVLGLRPKPPEQLVLAAEFASAAAACDAVCRIMEGGHVPSLLELMDRTTVKAVNDMAQMGLPESTEALLLAAFDTTAPAADLAAVGALCEAAGATQVVPADDVTESELLLQARRLSLTALEAVKGVTMIDDVCVPRSRLAEMLEGVDRIAGKYQLTIGVVAHAGDGNTHPTVCFDPADPDESRRARESFDEIMALGLDLGGTITGEHGVGILKKEWLAREIGPVGMEMQRAVKQAFDPLNILNPGKLF, encoded by the coding sequence GTGATCATGAGCCGTATCGAAGCGCCCAGCTCCGAGGACACCGCAGCGACCGGCGACCTCGTGGACCTGCTGCTCAGCGGCCTCCCGGCCGAAGCGGTCCTCACCGACCCCGACGTCACGGCCTCCTACGCCAACGACATGGCGAGCTTCTGCCCGGCCGGCGCCCCGGCCGTGGTCGTGCTGCCCCGCACGACCGAGCAGGTCCAGCACGTGATGCGCACCGCCACCGCCCTGCGCGTCCCCGTCGTCCCGCAGGGCGCCCGCACCGGGCTGTCCGGCGCCGCCAACGCCTCCGACGGCTGCATCGTGCTCTCCCTGACGAAGATGGACCGGATCCTGGAGATCAACCCGGTCGACCGCATCGCCGTGTGCGAACCGGGCGTGGTCAACGCCGCCCTGTCCCGCGCCGTCGGCGAACACGGCCTGTACTACCCGCCGGACCCCTCCAGCTGGGAGATGTGCACCATCGGCGGCAACATCGGCACCGCCTCCGGCGGCCTGTGCTGCGTGAAGTACGGGGTCACCGCCGAGTACGTCCTCGGACTGGACGTGGTGCTCGCCGACGGGCGCCTCATGTCCACCGGCCGCCGCACCGCCAAAGGCGTCGCCGGCTACGACCTCACCCGCCTGTTCGTCGGCTCCGAGGGCTCGCTCGGCATCGTCGTGCGGGCCGTCCTCGGGCTGCGCCCCAAGCCGCCCGAGCAACTGGTGCTGGCCGCCGAGTTCGCCTCCGCCGCCGCGGCCTGCGACGCCGTCTGCCGGATCATGGAGGGCGGCCATGTGCCGTCACTCCTCGAACTCATGGACCGTACGACGGTCAAGGCCGTCAACGACATGGCGCAGATGGGCCTCCCCGAGAGCACCGAGGCCCTGCTCCTGGCCGCGTTCGACACCACCGCCCCCGCCGCCGACCTCGCAGCCGTCGGCGCCCTGTGCGAGGCGGCCGGGGCCACCCAGGTCGTCCCCGCCGACGATGTGACCGAGTCCGAACTGCTCCTCCAGGCGCGGCGGTTGTCGCTCACCGCGCTGGAGGCGGTCAAGGGCGTGACGATGATCGACGACGTGTGCGTGCCGCGCTCCCGGCTCGCCGAGATGCTCGAAGGCGTCGACAGGATCGCCGGAAAGTACCAGCTCACCATCGGTGTCGTCGCCCATGCGGGAGACGGCAACACCCATCCGACGGTCTGCTTCGACCCGGCCGACCCCGACGAGTCCCGGCGCGCCCGCGAGTCCTTCGACGAGATCATGGCCCTCGGCCTGGACCTGGGCGGCACCATCACCGGCGAACACGGCGTCGGCATCCTGAAGAAGGAGTGGCTCGCGCGCGAGATCGGCCCCGTGGGCATGGAGATGCAGCGGGCCGTCAAGCAGGCGTTCGACCCGCTGAACATCCTGAACCCGGGCAAGCTCTTCTGA
- a CDS encoding ABC transporter permease: protein MTATEIEETSEPLDESEAPPPERRPSRLTWQKLTFLPVTLIAVLLATWLWFRQADLDALTRNALSGGQVTKALWQHIQLTVISTFFVLIIAIPLGILLTRGAMSRATPVAMAFANMGQATPAIGLLALLVIWLGIGRRAALIGIIVYAILPVLSNTITGLKANDPTLLEAARGIGMSPTGVLTRVELPLAVPLILAGVRTALVLNVGTATLAVFGGGGGLGVLITTGITNQRMPVLVLGSILTVVLALLVDWLASLAELLLRPRGLQP from the coding sequence GTGACCGCCACGGAGATCGAGGAGACCTCCGAACCCCTCGACGAGTCCGAGGCGCCCCCGCCAGAGCGCCGGCCGTCCCGCCTCACCTGGCAGAAGCTGACGTTCCTGCCGGTGACGCTGATCGCCGTGCTGCTCGCCACCTGGCTGTGGTTCCGGCAGGCCGACCTGGACGCGCTCACCCGCAACGCCCTGTCGGGCGGCCAGGTCACCAAGGCGCTGTGGCAGCACATCCAGCTGACCGTGATCTCCACGTTCTTCGTGCTGATCATCGCGATCCCGCTGGGCATCCTGCTGACCCGCGGGGCGATGAGCAGGGCCACCCCGGTGGCGATGGCGTTCGCCAACATGGGCCAGGCGACCCCGGCGATCGGCCTGCTCGCCCTCCTGGTGATCTGGCTGGGCATCGGCCGCAGGGCCGCCCTGATCGGCATCATCGTCTACGCCATCCTGCCCGTGCTCTCCAACACGATCACCGGCCTGAAGGCGAACGACCCGACCCTGCTGGAGGCGGCCCGCGGCATCGGCATGTCCCCGACGGGGGTGCTGACCCGCGTCGAACTCCCGCTGGCGGTCCCGCTGATCCTGGCGGGCGTGCGCACGGCGCTCGTCCTGAACGTGGGTACGGCGACCCTGGCGGTCTTCGGCGGGGGCGGCGGCCTCGGCGTGCTGATCACGACCGGGATCACCAACCAGCGGATGCCGGTGCTGGTGCTGGGCTCGATCCTCACGGTGGTGCTGGCGCTGCTGGTGGACTGGCTGGCGTCGCTCGCCGAACTGCTGCTGCGGCCGCGGGGGTTGCAGCCATGA
- a CDS encoding Lrp/AsnC family transcriptional regulator, protein MAIDHLDGRIILLLAREPRIGVLEMSRRLGVARGTAQARLDRLQSNGVISGFGPQVDPAALGYPVTAFATLQIRQGQGPDVRAHLATVPEVLELHTTTGTGDMLCRLVARSNADLQRVIDRVVGFDGIVRASTAIVMENPVPLRIIPLVEQAAEET, encoded by the coding sequence GTGGCGATCGATCATCTGGACGGCCGGATCATCCTGCTGCTCGCCCGCGAGCCGCGGATCGGGGTGCTGGAGATGTCCCGGCGGCTGGGGGTGGCCCGCGGCACCGCGCAGGCGCGGCTGGACCGGCTTCAGTCGAACGGAGTCATCAGCGGATTCGGCCCGCAGGTGGATCCGGCCGCGCTCGGATACCCGGTCACGGCGTTCGCCACGCTGCAGATCCGGCAGGGGCAAGGGCCGGACGTACGGGCCCACTTGGCGACCGTGCCGGAAGTGCTGGAGCTGCACACGACCACCGGCACCGGGGACATGCTGTGCCGGCTCGTGGCCCGTTCCAACGCCGATCTCCAGCGTGTGATCGACCGGGTCGTCGGTTTTGATGGCATCGTCCGGGCCTCCACGGCGATCGTCATGGAGAACCCCGTTCCGCTGCGGATCATCCCGCTCGTGGAGCAGGCCGCGGAGGAGACCTGA
- a CDS encoding betaine/proline/choline family ABC transporter ATP-binding protein (Members of the family are the ATP-binding subunit of ABC transporters for substrates such as betaine, L-proline or other amino acids, choline, carnitine, etc. The substrate specificity is best determined from the substrate-binding subunit, rather than this subunit, as it interacts with the permease subunit and not with substrate directly.) — protein sequence MPETGDHGASIALESLTKRYPGSPQPAVDNVSMEIKAGEVVVFVGPSGCGKSTTLKMINRLIEPTGGRIRIGGEDVTDMDPVKLRRTVGYAIQSAGLFPHMTVAQNIGIVPKMIGWPKPRIRERTEELLDLVGLDPGEFHGRYPRQLSGGQQQRVGVARALAADPPVLLMDEPFGAVDPITRDHLQDELIRLQHELHKTIVFVTHDFDEAIKIGDRIAVLRERSHIAQFDTPEAILTNPADDFVSGFVGAGAALKRLNLTRVRDVEITDYPTVTVDDPLQQIFNLLRTSGSNEILLLDRRRRPYKWLRRGDLMRARGTLARAGTLVSDTVTRDATLRDALEAVLTDNAGRVAVTGRRGEYTGVVDMETLMNSVHEMLEADRLDAMEHQHELESLRASQTHAEQEGAAGPAGVSGPGGRQ from the coding sequence GTGCCTGAGACCGGCGACCACGGCGCGTCCATCGCGCTGGAGAGCCTGACCAAGCGCTACCCGGGCAGTCCCCAGCCGGCCGTGGACAACGTGAGCATGGAGATCAAGGCGGGCGAGGTCGTCGTCTTCGTCGGCCCCTCGGGCTGCGGCAAGTCGACCACGCTCAAGATGATCAACCGGCTGATCGAGCCGACCGGCGGCCGCATCCGCATCGGCGGCGAGGACGTCACCGACATGGACCCGGTCAAGCTGCGCCGCACGGTCGGCTACGCCATCCAGTCCGCCGGGCTCTTCCCGCACATGACGGTCGCGCAGAACATCGGGATCGTCCCGAAGATGATCGGCTGGCCGAAGCCCCGCATCAGGGAACGGACCGAGGAGCTGCTCGACCTCGTGGGCCTGGACCCCGGGGAGTTCCACGGCCGCTACCCGCGTCAGCTCTCCGGTGGACAGCAGCAGCGCGTGGGCGTGGCCCGGGCCCTGGCCGCCGATCCCCCGGTGCTGCTGATGGACGAGCCGTTCGGTGCGGTGGACCCGATCACCCGGGACCACCTCCAGGACGAGCTGATCCGGCTCCAGCACGAGCTGCACAAGACGATCGTCTTCGTCACCCACGACTTCGACGAGGCCATCAAGATCGGCGACCGGATCGCCGTGCTGCGCGAGCGGTCGCACATCGCGCAGTTCGACACCCCGGAGGCGATCCTGACCAACCCGGCCGACGACTTCGTGTCCGGTTTCGTGGGCGCCGGTGCGGCGCTGAAGCGGCTGAACCTGACCCGCGTACGGGACGTGGAGATCACCGACTATCCGACGGTCACGGTCGACGACCCGCTGCAGCAGATCTTCAACCTGCTGCGGACCAGCGGCAGCAACGAGATCCTGCTGCTCGACCGGCGCCGCCGCCCCTACAAGTGGCTGCGGCGCGGCGACCTCATGCGGGCCCGGGGCACACTGGCCCGCGCCGGAACGCTGGTGAGCGACACGGTCACCCGGGACGCGACCCTGCGGGACGCGCTGGAGGCGGTGCTCACCGACAACGCGGGGCGGGTGGCGGTGACCGGGCGGCGCGGCGAGTACACGGGCGTCGTCGACATGGAGACGCTCATGAACTCCGTGCACGAGATGCTGGAGGCCGACCGGCTCGACGCGATGGAGCACCAGCACGAACTGGAGTCGCTGCGGGCCTCGCAGACGCACGCGGAGCAGGAGGGGGCCGCGGGTCCGGCGGGCGTGAGCGGCCCGGGAGGGCGGCAGTGA
- a CDS encoding RDD family protein: protein MSAPTPAPGDDRPREGYYPDPSIPGYVRYWNGASWVPGTSRPAPRDGESLAPPPGAGTAQPASVEETGPHFFDEDPVEEPEPPSAADAQHGSRPEPASAWGADRSRQSGFGGDQDRRVSWGAPQGAQGADPRVSPAGRRPDGEAARTDGTANVTPSDQEANAAAEGSTFVFRRPTGQTGQPGGGAPADAPDDGTMTFRAVSPRTGPAGGGSKPAGGPGGPDRGATASGGNSGGAGFGPAGSGGGAAASGFGPAGPGGDPAASGSGGQGGAAGSGFGPAGPGSGTAAAAFGGPPGAAGAGPSGPAFGAQAGPSGSGNASAGPGFGAGKAVAARASAGQAGAAPTALSGPQAAPTVPAQSGGPGSAQPGAAASSGTPLSAGPGGGQSSWAQQVHRLAGAGDEQPVTPWKPPVEDVFQAAARRQAEARPAGLGKRLVARLLDTVVLAALTAAAAVPLGTKAIDHVNEKIDAAKLSGETVTVWLLDGTTSVYLGIILAVLLLAGVLCEVLPTAKWGRTLGKKLMGLDVRDIEGHDSPGFGAALRRWLVYSVPGLLVVGIVGVAWCLFDRPWRQCWHDKAAHTFVAG from the coding sequence ATGAGCGCCCCAACCCCGGCCCCCGGTGACGACAGGCCCCGCGAAGGGTATTACCCGGACCCGTCCATTCCTGGATATGTCCGGTACTGGAACGGTGCCTCCTGGGTGCCGGGCACCAGCCGTCCGGCACCCCGGGACGGCGAGTCGCTCGCGCCGCCGCCCGGAGCGGGGACGGCGCAGCCCGCCTCGGTCGAGGAGACCGGCCCGCACTTCTTCGACGAGGACCCGGTCGAGGAGCCCGAGCCGCCGTCCGCCGCCGACGCCCAGCACGGCAGCCGTCCCGAACCGGCCTCCGCCTGGGGCGCGGACCGCTCGCGCCAGTCCGGCTTCGGCGGCGACCAGGACCGCCGTGTCTCGTGGGGCGCGCCGCAGGGGGCGCAGGGCGCCGACCCGAGGGTGTCGCCCGCAGGCCGGCGCCCCGACGGGGAGGCCGCCCGCACCGACGGCACGGCGAACGTCACGCCGTCCGACCAGGAGGCGAACGCGGCGGCGGAGGGCAGCACGTTCGTGTTCCGCCGCCCGACGGGGCAGACGGGACAGCCCGGGGGAGGGGCCCCGGCCGATGCCCCCGACGACGGCACGATGACGTTCCGCGCGGTGTCCCCGCGCACGGGCCCGGCCGGCGGCGGCTCGAAACCGGCCGGGGGGCCGGGGGGTCCGGACCGCGGGGCGACGGCTTCCGGCGGCAACTCCGGCGGCGCAGGCTTTGGTCCGGCGGGATCGGGCGGCGGCGCGGCGGCGTCCGGCTTCGGTCCGGCGGGACCGGGCGGCGACCCGGCCGCTTCCGGTTCCGGCGGGCAAGGCGGAGCAGCAGGTTCCGGCTTCGGTCCGGCCGGCCCGGGCAGCGGCACGGCGGCAGCCGCCTTCGGCGGCCCGCCGGGAGCGGCGGGCGCGGGCCCGTCGGGACCGGCGTTCGGCGCGCAGGCCGGGCCGAGCGGGTCCGGGAACGCTTCCGCAGGGCCCGGCTTCGGCGCGGGCAAGGCGGTCGCCGCCCGCGCCTCCGCCGGGCAGGCCGGGGCCGCCCCGACGGCGCTGTCCGGACCCCAGGCGGCGCCCACCGTCCCCGCGCAGTCCGGCGGGCCCGGCAGCGCCCAGCCCGGCGCCGCGGCCTCCTCCGGTACGCCCCTCAGCGCGGGCCCCGGCGGCGGCCAGTCCTCCTGGGCGCAGCAGGTACACCGGCTCGCCGGAGCCGGTGACGAGCAGCCCGTCACACCCTGGAAGCCGCCGGTCGAGGACGTGTTCCAGGCAGCCGCCCGGCGCCAGGCGGAGGCCCGCCCGGCCGGACTCGGCAAGCGGCTGGTGGCCCGGCTGCTGGACACCGTCGTGCTCGCCGCGCTCACCGCCGCGGCCGCCGTCCCGCTCGGCACCAAGGCGATCGACCACGTCAACGAGAAGATCGACGCGGCCAAGCTCTCCGGCGAGACCGTCACGGTCTGGCTGCTCGACGGCACCACCTCGGTCTACCTCGGCATCATCCTGGCCGTGCTGCTGCTCGCCGGCGTGCTCTGCGAGGTGCTGCCCACCGCCAAGTGGGGCCGCACCCTCGGCAAGAAGCTGATGGGCCTCGACGTCCGCGACATCGAGGGCCACGACTCGCCCGGTTTCGGTGCGGCCCTGCGCCGCTGGCTGGTCTACAGCGTGCCCGGGCTCCTCGTGGTGGGGATCGTCGGCGTCGCCTGGTGCCTCTTCGACCGGCCCTGGCGCCAGTGCTGGCACGACAAGGCCGCACACACCTTCGTGGCGGGCTGA
- a CDS encoding tetratricopeptide repeat protein, translated as MEKQQEGPVRQEASVRRRRVLIASVAGCAVLGGVLVLLPREPAGPARPSPGAVAMAAVGSGVPATLPGLAELIGEREKAVRARPGDAASWAVLGAAYVERGRRLADPAYYPRAEKALRASLEAQPQRNTRAVAGLAALANARRDFRAGRRWGEAALKLEPRRWTTYPLLIDAYTGLGEHRAAKRTLDRLTELRSGPAVLARAAAVHRDRGRPEDAAASLADAAAGARAPVERAAYLEQAGRLAFERGDPDAALRHFREAARLDPDQRAAQAGQGRALAALGRTAQALKAYRVALAGQPCPQYALQLGELYESLGMPDAARAQYGLLRERVRGAAAGGADEGLVLGRLEADHGDPAAAVRRLRAEWRRRPAPEVADALGWALYRAGEPAQALWFALRATDPERGGGLGDALYMYHRGMIEQDLEHHGAARRHLTEALRINPHFSPLHAPAARAAVEALGEPPDEGVPEMDAGAR; from the coding sequence ATGGAGAAGCAGCAGGAGGGCCCGGTGCGGCAGGAGGCAAGCGTGAGACGCCGCCGGGTGCTGATCGCCTCCGTGGCGGGGTGTGCCGTGCTGGGCGGGGTGCTGGTGCTGCTGCCGCGGGAGCCCGCCGGGCCCGCTCGCCCGTCGCCCGGGGCGGTGGCCATGGCTGCGGTGGGCAGTGGGGTGCCGGCCACGCTGCCCGGCCTGGCGGAGCTGATCGGCGAGCGGGAGAAGGCCGTACGGGCCCGGCCCGGGGACGCGGCGTCCTGGGCGGTGCTCGGGGCGGCCTACGTGGAGCGGGGGCGGCGGCTCGCGGATCCGGCGTACTACCCGCGAGCGGAGAAGGCGTTGCGTGCGTCGCTGGAGGCACAGCCGCAGCGCAACACCCGGGCCGTGGCGGGGCTCGCCGCGCTGGCGAACGCCCGGCGGGACTTCCGCGCCGGGCGCCGGTGGGGCGAGGCGGCGCTGAAGCTGGAGCCGCGGCGGTGGACGACGTATCCGCTGCTCATCGACGCCTACACCGGGCTCGGCGAGCACAGGGCGGCCAAGCGGACGCTGGACCGGCTCACGGAGCTGCGCTCCGGCCCCGCCGTGCTCGCGCGGGCCGCGGCGGTGCACCGCGACCGGGGCCGGCCGGAGGACGCGGCGGCCTCGCTGGCGGACGCGGCGGCGGGCGCGCGGGCTCCCGTGGAGCGGGCGGCCTATCTGGAGCAGGCCGGGCGCCTCGCCTTCGAACGCGGCGATCCCGATGCCGCGCTGCGGCACTTCCGGGAGGCGGCCCGCCTCGACCCCGACCAGCGGGCCGCGCAGGCCGGGCAAGGCCGGGCACTGGCGGCCCTCGGCCGGACGGCGCAGGCCCTGAAGGCCTACCGGGTGGCCCTCGCCGGGCAGCCGTGTCCGCAGTACGCCCTGCAACTGGGCGAGTTGTACGAGTCGCTGGGCATGCCGGATGCGGCCCGGGCCCAGTACGGCCTGCTGCGGGAGCGGGTGCGGGGCGCTGCCGCGGGCGGGGCCGACGAGGGGCTGGTGCTGGGTCGGCTGGAGGCCGATCACGGCGATCCGGCGGCGGCGGTACGGCGGTTGCGGGCGGAGTGGCGGCGCCGGCCCGCCCCGGAGGTCGCCGACGCGCTGGGATGGGCGCTGTACCGGGCCGGGGAGCCCGCGCAGGCGTTGTGGTTCGCCCTGCGGGCGACGGACCCCGAACGCGGCGGCGGGCTGGGCGACGCGCTGTACATGTACCACCGGGGCATGATCGAACAAGACCTGGAACACCACGGCGCCGCCCGACGACACCTCACGGAGGCCCTGCGGATCAACCCGCACTTCTCTCCGCTGCACGCGCCCGCGGCGCGGGCCGCGGTCGAGGCCCTGGGCGAGCCGCCGGACGAGGGAGTGCCGGAGATGGACGCCGGGGCGCGGTAG
- the hppD gene encoding 4-hydroxyphenylpyruvate dioxygenase, whose product MTQTTHHTPDTARQADPFPVKGMDAVVFAVGNAKQAAHYYSTAFGMKLVAYSGPENGSRETAAYVLENGSARFVLTSVIKPTTEWGHFLAKHVAEHGDGVVDLAIEVPDARAAYAYALEHGARSVAEPYERKDEHGTVVLAAIATYGETRHTLVERTGYDGPYLPGYVAAQPIVEPPAQRTFQAIDHCVGNVELGRMNEWVGFYNKVMGFTNMKEFVGDDIATEYSALMSKVVADGTLKVKFPINEPAIAKKKSQIDEYLEFYGGAGVQHIALNTGDIVQTVRTMRAAGVEFLNTPDSYYDTLGEWVGETRVPIDTLRELKILADRDEDGYLLQIFTKPVQDRPTVFFEIIERHGSMGFGKGNFKALFEAIEREQDRRGNL is encoded by the coding sequence ATGACGCAGACCACACACCACACTCCCGACACCGCCCGGCAGGCCGACCCCTTCCCGGTCAAGGGAATGGACGCGGTCGTCTTCGCCGTGGGCAACGCCAAGCAGGCGGCGCACTACTACTCCACCGCCTTCGGCATGAAGCTGGTCGCCTACTCCGGACCGGAGAACGGCAGCCGCGAGACCGCTGCGTACGTCCTGGAGAACGGCTCCGCCCGCTTCGTCCTCACCTCGGTCATCAAGCCCACCACCGAGTGGGGCCACTTCCTCGCGAAGCACGTGGCCGAGCACGGCGACGGCGTCGTCGACCTCGCCATCGAGGTCCCGGACGCGCGCGCCGCCTACGCCTACGCCCTGGAGCACGGGGCCCGCTCGGTCGCCGAGCCGTACGAGCGGAAGGACGAGCACGGCACGGTCGTCCTGGCGGCCATCGCCACGTACGGCGAGACCCGCCACACCCTCGTCGAGCGCACCGGTTACGACGGCCCGTACCTGCCGGGTTACGTCGCGGCCCAGCCCATCGTGGAACCGCCCGCGCAGCGCACCTTCCAGGCGATCGACCACTGCGTCGGCAACGTCGAGCTCGGCCGGATGAACGAGTGGGTCGGCTTCTACAACAAGGTGATGGGCTTCACGAACATGAAGGAGTTCGTGGGCGACGACATCGCCACCGAGTACAGCGCGCTGATGTCGAAGGTCGTCGCCGACGGCACGCTCAAGGTCAAGTTCCCGATCAACGAGCCGGCCATCGCCAAGAAGAAGTCCCAGATCGACGAGTACCTGGAGTTCTACGGCGGCGCGGGCGTGCAGCACATCGCGCTCAACACGGGCGACATCGTCCAGACGGTCCGTACGATGCGGGCGGCCGGTGTCGAGTTCCTCAACACGCCCGACTCCTACTACGACACGCTGGGGGAGTGGGTCGGCGAGACCCGCGTCCCGATCGACACCCTGCGCGAACTGAAGATCCTCGCCGACCGCGACGAGGACGGCTACCTGCTGCAGATCTTCACCAAGCCGGTCCAGGACCGTCCGACCGTCTTCTTCGAGATCATCGAGCGCCACGGCTCGATGGGCTTCGGCAAGGGCAACTTCAAGGCCCTGTTCGAGGCGATCGAGCGCGAGCAGGACCGCCGCGGCAACCTGTAG
- a CDS encoding RDD family protein — MSSEPPSGPGQQPPEDDPFRKRPPNEPPGQGGGSPYGSEPPPYEGGGPGGPGGPGGPGDGFGGGPYGGDPYGGGSYPTDPLAGMPPLADSGKRTLARIIDMILVGVVVWLITWGFDVNEYDVDSDRIEVSKSFWQSGVAAVLYIAYDTVLTARTGQTLGKKLLRMRVANLDNGATPSVQNALARAAVLWIPFAFCCACVWTAICGGWSFFDRPYKQGLHDKAAKTVVVSTD, encoded by the coding sequence ATGAGCAGCGAACCGCCCTCCGGCCCCGGTCAGCAGCCCCCGGAAGACGACCCGTTCCGCAAGCGCCCCCCGAACGAGCCACCCGGCCAGGGCGGGGGCTCGCCCTACGGCAGCGAACCCCCGCCGTACGAGGGCGGCGGTCCCGGAGGCCCGGGCGGTCCCGGTGGTCCGGGCGACGGCTTCGGAGGCGGCCCCTACGGCGGCGATCCGTACGGCGGTGGTTCCTACCCCACCGACCCCCTCGCCGGCATGCCCCCGCTGGCCGACAGCGGCAAGCGCACGCTCGCGCGCATCATCGACATGATCCTGGTGGGTGTCGTCGTCTGGCTGATCACGTGGGGCTTCGACGTCAACGAGTACGACGTGGACAGCGACCGCATCGAGGTCAGCAAGTCGTTCTGGCAGTCGGGGGTCGCCGCCGTCCTCTACATCGCCTACGACACCGTTCTGACCGCGCGGACCGGCCAGACCCTCGGCAAGAAGCTGCTGCGGATGCGGGTGGCCAACCTGGACAACGGTGCGACGCCCTCCGTGCAGAACGCGCTGGCGCGTGCCGCGGTGCTGTGGATCCCGTTCGCCTTCTGCTGCGCGTGCGTGTGGACCGCGATCTGCGGCGGCTGGAGCTTCTTCGACCGGCCCTACAAGCAGGGCCTGCACGACAAGGCGGCCAAAACGGTCGTGGTCAGCACCGATTGA
- a CDS encoding ABC transporter permease, with translation MNFWEYLVNRHQQLLTDAYQHASAVFQCMVVATLLGVLIGVATYRSEWAGNLATTTTATILTVPALALIGLLIPLVGLGVPPTVIALTLYGLLPVVRNAIVGLRGVDPTLVDAATGIGMSRPARLLRVELPLAWPPILTGIRVSTQMLMGIAAIAAYASGPGLGNVIFRGLASLGSANALNQVLAGTLGIIVLALLFDAAYVLIGRLTIPRGIRA, from the coding sequence GTGAACTTCTGGGAGTACCTGGTCAACCGGCACCAGCAGCTGCTCACGGACGCCTACCAGCACGCGAGCGCCGTCTTCCAGTGCATGGTGGTGGCGACCCTGCTCGGGGTGCTGATCGGCGTCGCCACGTACCGCAGCGAGTGGGCCGGGAACCTCGCGACCACGACCACCGCCACCATCCTGACCGTGCCGGCGCTCGCCCTGATCGGTCTGCTCATCCCCCTGGTGGGTCTCGGCGTGCCGCCCACGGTGATCGCGCTGACGCTGTACGGGCTGCTGCCGGTCGTGCGCAACGCGATCGTCGGGCTGCGCGGGGTCGACCCGACGCTGGTGGACGCGGCCACGGGCATCGGGATGTCCCGCCCGGCCCGGCTGCTGAGGGTCGAGCTGCCGCTGGCCTGGCCGCCGATCCTGACCGGCATCCGGGTGTCCACCCAGATGCTGATGGGCATCGCCGCCATCGCCGCGTACGCCTCGGGGCCGGGCCTGGGCAACGTCATCTTCCGCGGCCTGGCCTCGCTGGGCAGCGCCAACGCGCTCAACCAGGTCCTCGCGGGCACGCTCGGCATCATCGTCCTGGCCCTGCTGTTCGACGCCGCGTACGTCCTGATCGGACGGCTGACCATCCCCAGGGGGATCCGTGCCTGA
- a CDS encoding SsgA family sporulation/cell division regulator, with product MHTVVEREVELKLVLSPERRIPVPARLGYLTDDPYAVHVTFHIDTEHPVYWTFARELLVEGVFRPCGQGDVRVWPTKTEGRSVVLMALSSPAGDALLEAPAAAVSAWLERTLRVVPPGTEGEQLGLDDELAQLLAQ from the coding sequence GTGCACACCGTGGTGGAGCGGGAAGTGGAGCTGAAACTCGTCCTGTCGCCGGAGCGCAGGATCCCCGTGCCGGCCCGGCTCGGGTACCTCACGGACGACCCCTACGCCGTCCACGTCACCTTCCACATCGACACCGAGCACCCGGTGTACTGGACGTTCGCCCGGGAGCTGCTGGTCGAGGGCGTGTTCCGGCCGTGCGGGCAGGGGGACGTGCGGGTGTGGCCGACGAAGACCGAGGGGCGCAGCGTCGTGCTGATGGCGCTGAGTTCACCCGCCGGGGACGCCCTGCTGGAGGCCCCCGCGGCGGCGGTGTCGGCCTGGCTGGAGCGGACGCTGCGGGTGGTGCCGCCGGGGACGGAGGGCGAACAGCTGGGCCTCGACGACGAACTGGCCCAGTTGCTCGCCCAGTGA